Proteins encoded by one window of Arachis hypogaea cultivar Tifrunner chromosome 1, arahy.Tifrunner.gnm2.J5K5, whole genome shotgun sequence:
- the LOC140179607 gene encoding uncharacterized protein: MKLATVIQTIQDKYMANITVGKAYWATRKAREEVHGRTIQQYAKLRDYCAGILRANPGSSVSILVNRPSLTHQLRFMRMSMCIDAVKKGFLAGYRPIIGVDGCHLKGDHGQQLVVAVGRDPNDNYFPIAVAVVKAETKDNCGWFLEMLLNDIGESKNWVFMSNQQKTKSHFTFLAKSDMLINNISEVFNGRILEARDKPILTMFEWSRCYLMTSFAEKKKKEERYEGSVLPKPKKQLNVIVVRVIEWQAKWAGDLKFEVHHKNRMIMERFVVDLMAEKCSCRFWGLCGMPCPHAYCAIFEKGDNPKDYCSNYYIKVAYLATYGQSISPINGENMWSNIKCDTIVPLIFRVKPRRPRMVRIREPDENKTQTKYRKTGTSITYNNCGQYGHNKRHYPNPIVTAFEGTQGSDATIGTGGGDAAANEPGVAVEANGSETATTARSRVIRGRGRGRVAVEMGRGRGRGKAAPMTAPLSQPPNTPAPPS, translated from the exons ATGAAGCTTGCGACAGTTATTCAGACCATCCAAGACAAATATATGGCGAATATCACTGTTGGTAAGGCTTATTGGGCAACGAGGAAGGCAAGAGAAGAGGTACATGGGCGGACAATCCAACAGTATGCTAAGCTAAGGGATTACTGTGCAGGAATACTTAGGGCAAATCCAGGATCTAGTGTGAGCATATTGGTTAATAGGCCTTCTCTTACGCACCAGCTCCGATTTATGAGAATGTCTATGTGCATTGATGCAGTCAAGAAAGGCTTTTTGGCAGGTTATAGACCTATTATTGGCGTGGATGGTTGTCACTTGAAGGGTGACCATGGACAGCAGCTAGTAGTTGCTGTTGGCAGAGATCCGAATGACAATTACTTTCCGATTGCCGTGGCTGTAGTAAAGGCAGAGACTAAGGACAACTGTGGGTGGTTCCTGGAGATGCTGTTAAATGACATTGGAGAATCAAAAAATTGGGTTTTCATGAGTAACCAACAAAAG ACAAAGAGTCACTTCACATTCTTGGCTAAGAGTGACATGTTGATAAACAATATCTCAGAGGTATTCAATGGAAGAATTCTAGAGGCAAGAGACAAGCCAATTCTTACTATGTTTGAATGGAGTAGGTGCTACTTAATGACAAGTTttgcagaaaaaaagaagaaggaagagaggtATGAGGGCTCTGTTTTGCCAAAACCCAAGAAACAGCTAAATGTCATTGTGGTTAGAGTTATAGAGTGGCAAGCTAAATGGGCAGGAGACCTCAAGTTTGAAGTGCACCATAAGAACAGGATGATCATGGAAAGATTTGTTGTCGATTTGATGGCTGAAAAGTGTAGTTGTAGGTTTTGGGGCTTGTGTGGTATGCCATGTCCACATGCTTACTGTGCTATTTTTGAGAAGGGTGACAATCCGAAAGACTATTGTAGTAACTACTACATCAAGGTAGCATACCTTGCTACATATGGACagtcaatatcaccaatcaatgGAGAAAACATGTGGTCAAATATAAAATGTGATACCATCGTCCCATTAATTTTTAGAGTTAAACCAAGAAGGCCAAGGATGGTTAGGATAAGGGAACCCGatgaaaataaaacacaaacaaaatatAGAAAAACTGGAACTTCTATTACCTACAACAATTGTGGCCAATATGGACACAACAAGAGACACTATCCAAACCCTATAGTGACAG CTTTTGAAGGCACACAAGGATCTGATGCTACTATTGGAACTGGAGGAGGTGATGCTGCTGCTAATGAACCTGGTGTCGCTGTTGAAGCAAATGGATCTGAAACTGCTACTACTGCTAGATCCAGAGTGATTAGAGGGAGAGGTAGAGGAAGAGTAGCAGTAGAGATGGGCAGAGGAAGGGGTAGAGGGAAGGCTGCACCTATGACTGCACCACTATCACAACCTCCAAACACCCCTGCACCACCATCATAG
- the LOC112796598 gene encoding uncharacterized protein isoform X3 yields MTSTLRFTLQSIPPPDSFEVEKEVKCKLEKVQWLQGFYSLPPHVQIAGSRAYQEGKIYGIDASSGAAVMALNVSPGDHVLDLCAAPGAKLCMILDLLGDLGSVTGVDVARHRLAACRTMLQKYALGDRCRLFVADGTTFSVIPVGSRSDCKSFESGLEEKDDVFKEWTSRRPWKERRKANRSGIPQSLSKSQPPELIYYGRHSGVIGLAKGELYKTVSDVEMGSHGYDKVLVDAECTHDGSVKHIQKFENWGWGTFQRRVLDAERTDNLHVLQLNLLRNGFRLLKVGGSLVYSTCSLTLTQNEDVVEHFLKENVNAELAEIDGARNWPCKSGGIPKTWRFDPLTSQTSGLFVAKFTKVAI; encoded by the exons ATGACCTCGACCCTTCGATTTACACTGCAATCGATTCCACCCCCCGATTCATTCG AGGTTGAAAAAGAGGTGAAGTGCAAACTTGAGAAAGTGCAATGGTTGCAAGGGTTTTACTCTCTTCCACCGCATGTTCAAATTGCTGGTTCTAGGGCATATCAAGAAGGGAAA ATATATGGAATTGATGCATCTTCAGGAGCTGCTGTTATGGCTTTGAATGTATCACCTGGGGATCATGTCCTTGATCTATGTGCTGCTCCTG ggGCTAAACTTTGTATGATACTTGACCTGCTTGGGGACCTGGGCTCTGTGACCGGTGTAGATGTTGCAAGGCATCGTTTGGCTGCATGTAGAACAATGCTGCAGAAATATGCATTGGGTGATCGATGTCGGCTTTTTGTTGCTGATGGAACAACATTTTCAGTTATTCCTGTGGGATCTCGTTCTGATTGCAAATCAT TTGAATCTGGATTGGAAGAGAAAGATGATGTGTTCAAGGAGTGGACCTCAAGAAGACCATGGAAAGAGAGGAGAAAAGCAAATAGAAGTGGTATTCCACAGTCACTGTCGAAGTCTCAGCCTCCTGAGCTCATATATTATGGTCGGCATTCGGGAGTAATTGGTCTTGCTAAAGGAGAGCTATATAAGACTGTATCTGATGTTGAGATGGGAAGTCATGGATATGACAAG GTCCTTGTGGATGCAGAGTGTACTCATGACGGCTCAGTTAAACATATTCAGAAGTTTGAAAATTGGGGATGGGGGACTTTTCAACGTCGGGTACTAGATGCAGAGAGGACTGATAACTTGCATGTTCTGCAG TTGAATCTTCTTCGTAATGGTTTCAGACTACTAAAAGTTGGAGGCTCACTTGTTTACAGCACTTGCAG CTTAACATTGACTCAGAATGAAGATGTGGTGGAACATTTCTTgaaggaaaatgtaaatgctg AGTTGGCAGAGATAGATGGTGCCAGAAATTGGCCTTGCAAAAGTGGTGGGATACCAAAGACATGGCGATTTGATCCCTTAACATCTCAAACTAGTGGACTTTTTGTTGCCAAGTTCACAAAAGTAGCCATTTGA
- the LOC112796580 gene encoding LOW QUALITY PROTEIN: putative disease resistance RPP13-like protein 1 (The sequence of the model RefSeq protein was modified relative to this genomic sequence to represent the inferred CDS: substituted 1 base at 1 genomic stop codon): MAAAIVGEALLSAAVEALVGKISTEISEFYQSKKLDESLLEKLKLTLLSLHAFLDDAEEKQIKIASVKAWLDELTQALFDADDLIDDIATEALRRKVEARYHQTVSSKVRKVLSSPFKWPYREINSKMQKLFERLEHFAQRAHNLPLEKGVSGNVWRATPTNSAFDDSAICGRNDEKQNLKEYLISEDAADDGGNKIGVLAIVGMGGLGKTTLAKLLYNDAQVNEKFDVKAWASVSKDFDVVKLAKSLLESVTSAATTLDNFDTLRAELQKKLSDKRFLLVLDDIWNARYVDWTNLMHIFNVGQMGSKIIVTTRHQNIVDIVKAMRTCNLEPLANEDCWTLLSKHAFRTPKCTELSSNLEEIGRKIAQKCGGLPLAAVAVGSLLSTKLSTEQWSKVLNSNIWHLTGDEVQPALLLSYHFLPASLKQCFAYCAIFPKNSKLQKEKLVQLWMAQGFVFVSQNEKSIEEVGGEYFDELVARSLILRSAGGEHFEMHDLINDLATMVSSPYCKRHDNEMQLRNLNKIRHLSYDKSMFNHFGELDSLHGLKGFRTLTALPFEFNLLVWGHHLANGVLHELLVALKQLRVLSLXDYRNITVLPNSIGDLKHLRYLDLSCTRIERLPSAICKLYNLQTLLLTCCKDLTELPEEMGKLVNLRHLAIDYCWALTKLPEEMGKLVNLRCLDIEGTKLQEMSVEIAKLENLQTLSDFIVSKQQHGLKLAEMRKFPHLQGQLCISKLENVIDPSDACQANLKEKNQIEELSLEWSYSILEDDSHQVVLEHLQPSTNVKKLSVECYGGSTFPSWLGDSSFGNIVSLRIEECHHCSSLPPLGRLHSLKELFISGTRSVKTIGSEFYGGNSPSFQPFPSLETLSFGSMEEWEEWNMIDGIITEFPRLSKLSLRRCPKLKGNLPSNLPCLVTLDVKDCCVLESEFSGEVDNRNIMRPLNVFNFNSLQQLSLYHIPFLMSFPNNGLPKALKTLSIEYCESLEFPTHEFLHSCKALEDLYISSSCCSLTSFPLGSLPVLKSLKLWGCKKLKSISILEEAAAIQSLMFLEHLEVYGCPELESISSTPNLSYFSVKNCDKITSLPEPINNLTGLHSLYICDVPNLESIAEEGLPINLTTLGVGNEEGVYSNTAITKWGLDRLTSLSRLWIKGEYLVKKLMEIQVPLLPNSLGMLDIEGAREIQHLDGKWLQHLTSLEDIELSECDKLKSLPTEGLPSSISRLHIWRCPMLKASCERKKGKEWPKIAHIPLIQFDYPW, translated from the exons ATGGCTGCTGCAATTGTGGGAGAAGCGTTGCTCTCAGCTGCTGTGGAAGCTTTAGTTGGCAAGATCTCGACTGAGATTTCGGAGTTCTATCAGAGCAAGAAACTTGATGAATCGCTGCTTGAGAAGCTTAAATTGACGCTGCTTAGTCTTCATGCTTTTCTGGATGATGCTGAGGAAAAGCAGATCAAGATTGCTTCCGTGAAGGCATGGCTTGATGAACTCACTCAAGCTCTTTTCGACGCCGATGACTTGATCGATGACATCGCCACCGAAGCTCTCCGTCGCAAAGTGGAAGCCCGCTATCATCAAACTGTCAGTTCTAAG GTGCGAAAGGTCCTCTCCTCTCCTTTCAAGTGGCCTTACCGAGAGATTAATTCCAAGATGCAGAAGTTGTTTGAAAGACTAGAGCATTTTGCACAGAGAGCACACAACCTTCCATTGGAAAAAGGTGTTTCTGGCAATGTTTGGCGTGCAACACCTACAAATTCTGCTTTTGATGATTCTGCTATTTGTGGAAGAAATGAtgaaaaacagaatcttaaaGAGTATTTAATATCAGAAGATGCCGCTGATGATGGTGGCAATAAAATAGGAGTGCTTGCCATTGTTGGCATGGGAGGGCTCGGGAAAACGACCCTGGCTAAACTCTTATACAATGATGCTCAAGTTAATGAAAAGTTTGATGTGAAAGCGTGGGCATCTGTCTCAAAAGATTTTGATGTTGTCAAGTTGGCAAAATCTCTTCTTGAATCTGTCACATCTGCAGCAACAACTTTGGATAACTTCGATACCTTGCGAGCAGAATTGCAAAAGAAGTTGTCGGATAAAAGATTTCTGCTTGTGTTGGATGATATATGGAATGCACGGTATGTTGATTGGACCAATTTGATGCACATTTTTAATGTTGGTCAAATGGGAAGCAAAATCATTGTTACAACACGACATCAGAATATTGTGGATATTGTAAAAGCTATGCGGACTTGCAATCTGGAACCACTGGCAAATGAAGATTGTTGGACTTTACTTTCCAAACATGCATTTAGAACACCCAAATGCACTGAACTGTCATCCAACCTTGAAGAAATTGGTAGAAAAATTGCCCAAAAGTGTGGTGGCTTGCCATTAGCTGCGGTTGCTGTGGGGAGTCTTCTTAGCACAAAGTTATCAACCGAGCAGTGGAGCAAAGTGTTAAACAGCAACATTTGGCATCTGACAGGGGACGAGGTGCAACCAGCTCTTTTATTGAGCTATCATTTCCTTCCAGCTTCTTTGAAACAATGCTTTGCTTATTGTGCAATTTTCCCAAAGAACTCGAAGCTGCAAAAAGAGAAGTTAGTTCAGCTATGGATGGCACAGGGATTTGTTTTTGTGTCCCAAAATGAGAAAAGCATTGAAGAAGTAGGCGGTGAATACTTTGATGAACTAGTGGCAAGGTCATTGATACTACGTTCTGCGGGTGGGGAACACTTTGAAATGCATGACCTCATCAACGATTTGGCAACCATGGTTTCTTCCCCATATTGTAAGAGGCATGACAATGAAATGCAACTCAGAAATCTAAACAAAATTCGTCATTTATCTTATGATAAAAGTATGTTTAACCATTTTGGCGAACTTGATTCCCTTCATGGATTGAAAGGCTTCCGTACACTCACAGCATTACCGTTTGAATTTAACTTACTGGTATGGGGCCATCACTTAGCAAATGGAGTATTGCATGAGTTGTTAGTAGCATTGAAACAGTTGCGGGTGTTATCACTGTAAGACTACAGGAATATCACTGTTTTGCCGAATTCTATTGGCGATTTAAAGCATTTGCGATACCTAGATCTATCTTGCACTCGAATTGAAAGGTTGCCTTCTGCAATATGCAAGCTCTACAATCTACAGACCTTGTTGTTAACTTGTTGTAAAGATCTTACTGAGTTGCCTGAGGAGATGGGAAAATTGGTGAATCTACGCCACCTTGCTATTGATTATTGTTGGGCTCTTACTAAGTTGCCTGAAGAGATGGGAAAATTGGTGAATCTACGCTGCCTTGATATTGAAGGTACTAAATTGCAGGAGATGTCCGTAGAAATAGCCAAACTAGAAAATCTGCAAACTCTGAGTGATTTTATTGTCAGCAAACAACAACATGGACTGAAGCTTGCAGAAATGAGAAAATTTCCCCATTTACAAGGTCAACTCTGCATCTCAAAACTAGAAAATGTTATTGATCCGTCTGATGCTTGTCAAGCCAATTTGAAGGAGAAAAACCAAATTGAGGAGTTATCATTGGAATGGAGTTATTCCATTTTGGAAGACGACTCCCATCAAGTTGTACTTGAACATCTGCAGCCCTCAACAAATGTGAAGAAACTGAGTGTTGAATGCTACGGTGGATCTACTTTCCCAAGTTGGCTGGGTGATTCCTCATTTGGCAACATTGTAAGTTTGAGGATTGAAGAATGTCATCATTGTTCTTCATTGCCACCTCTTGGAAGACTACATAGTCTAAAAGAACTCTTCATTTCGGGTACGAGATCAGTGAAGACTATTGGGTCTGAATTTTACGGAGGTAATTCCCCTTCATTCCAACCGTTTCCCTCCTTGGAGACTTTGAGTTTTGGGTCGATGGAAGAATGGGAGGAATGGAACATGATAGATGGTATAATTACTGAGTTTCCCCGTCTATCAAAGCTATCTCTGAGAAGGTGTCCGAAGCTGAAAGGAAATTTACCCAGCAATCTTCCTTGCTTGGTTACACTTGATGTAAAGGATTGTTGTGTACTTGAATCAGAGTTTTCAGGAGAAGTGGATAACAGAAACATAATGAGACCATTGAATGTATTCAATTTTAACTCTCTTCAACAATTATCTCTCTATCATATTCCTTTTCTGATGTCCTTCCCCAACAATGGTTTGCCTAAAGCGTTAAAGACACTTTCTATCGAATATTGTGAGAGCCTTGAATTCCCAACTCATGAGTTCCTTCATAGTTGCAAGGCACTTGAGGATCTCTACATATCGAGTAGCTGTTGCTCGCTGACGTCATTTCCCTTAGGTTCTCTCCCTGTGCTCAAGAGTCTTAAGCTTTGGGGTTGTAAAAAATTgaaatcaatttcaattttggaagaAGCAGCAGCAATCCAGTCTCTCATGTTTCTTGAACATCTCGAAGTATATGGATGTCCTGAACTGGAGTCGATTTCGTCCACTCCTAACCTGAGTTATTTTTCGGTAAAGAATTGCGACAAGATTACTTCATTACCAGAACCTATTAATAATCTCACTGGCCTACATTCATTATATATTTGTGATGTTCCAAATTTGGAATCCATTGCAGAAGAGGGTTTGCCTATCAATTTAACGACACTAGGTGTCGGCAATGAAGAAGGGGTTTACAGCAATACAGCTATCACCAAGTGGGGCTTGGACCGACTCACTTCTCTTTCACGTTTGTGGATTAAAGGTGAGTATCTGGTTAAGAAGCTGATGGAAATACAAGTGCCCCTGTTGCCCAATTCTCTTGGGATGCTGGATATAGAAGGAGCACGTGAAATACAACATTTGGATGGCAAGTGGCTTCAGCATCTCACCTCTCTTGAAGATATCGAGTTGAGTGAATGTGACAAGCTCAAGTCATTGCCAACAGAAGGGCTGCCTTCCTCAATTTCACGTCTACATATTTGGAGATGCCCAATGTTAAAAGCAAGTTgtgagagaaagaaagggaaagagtGGCCCAAGATTGCTCACATTCCACTCATACAATTCGACTATCCTTGGTAA
- the LOC112796598 gene encoding uncharacterized protein isoform X1, which produces MEEDAPTLPLPEPFLQFLEANDLDPSIYTAIDSTPRFIRLKPGFDACVEEVEKEVKCKLEKVQWLQGFYSLPPHVQIAGSRAYQEGKIYGIDASSGAAVMALNVSPGDHVLDLCAAPGAKLCMILDLLGDLGSVTGVDVARHRLAACRTMLQKYALGDRCRLFVADGTTFSVIPVGSRSDCKSFESGLEEKDDVFKEWTSRRPWKERRKANRSGIPQSLSKSQPPELIYYGRHSGVIGLAKGELYKTVSDVEMGSHGYDKVLVDAECTHDGSVKHIQKFENWGWGTFQRRVLDAERTDNLHVLQLNLLRNGFRLLKVGGSLVYSTCSLTLTQNEDVVEHFLKENVNAELAEIDGARNWPCKSGGIPKTWRFDPLTSQTSGLFVAKFTKVAI; this is translated from the exons ATGGAAGAAGACGCTCCAACGCTGCCATTGCCAGAACCTTTCCTTCAATTCCTCGAAGCCAATGACCTCGACCCTTCGATTTACACTGCAATCGATTCCACCCCCCGATTCATTCG GTTGAAACCCGGATTTGATGCTTGTGTTGAAGAGGTTGAAAAAGAGGTGAAGTGCAAACTTGAGAAAGTGCAATGGTTGCAAGGGTTTTACTCTCTTCCACCGCATGTTCAAATTGCTGGTTCTAGGGCATATCAAGAAGGGAAA ATATATGGAATTGATGCATCTTCAGGAGCTGCTGTTATGGCTTTGAATGTATCACCTGGGGATCATGTCCTTGATCTATGTGCTGCTCCTG ggGCTAAACTTTGTATGATACTTGACCTGCTTGGGGACCTGGGCTCTGTGACCGGTGTAGATGTTGCAAGGCATCGTTTGGCTGCATGTAGAACAATGCTGCAGAAATATGCATTGGGTGATCGATGTCGGCTTTTTGTTGCTGATGGAACAACATTTTCAGTTATTCCTGTGGGATCTCGTTCTGATTGCAAATCAT TTGAATCTGGATTGGAAGAGAAAGATGATGTGTTCAAGGAGTGGACCTCAAGAAGACCATGGAAAGAGAGGAGAAAAGCAAATAGAAGTGGTATTCCACAGTCACTGTCGAAGTCTCAGCCTCCTGAGCTCATATATTATGGTCGGCATTCGGGAGTAATTGGTCTTGCTAAAGGAGAGCTATATAAGACTGTATCTGATGTTGAGATGGGAAGTCATGGATATGACAAG GTCCTTGTGGATGCAGAGTGTACTCATGACGGCTCAGTTAAACATATTCAGAAGTTTGAAAATTGGGGATGGGGGACTTTTCAACGTCGGGTACTAGATGCAGAGAGGACTGATAACTTGCATGTTCTGCAG TTGAATCTTCTTCGTAATGGTTTCAGACTACTAAAAGTTGGAGGCTCACTTGTTTACAGCACTTGCAG CTTAACATTGACTCAGAATGAAGATGTGGTGGAACATTTCTTgaaggaaaatgtaaatgctg AGTTGGCAGAGATAGATGGTGCCAGAAATTGGCCTTGCAAAAGTGGTGGGATACCAAAGACATGGCGATTTGATCCCTTAACATCTCAAACTAGTGGACTTTTTGTTGCCAAGTTCACAAAAGTAGCCATTTGA
- the LOC112796598 gene encoding uncharacterized protein isoform X2 yields MEEDAPTLPLPEPFLQFLEANDLDPSIYTAIDSTPRFIRLKPGFDACVEEVEKEVKCKLEKVQWLQGFYSLPPHVQIAGSRAYQEGKIYGIDASSGAAVMALNVSPGDHVLDLCAAPGAKLCMILDLLGDLGSVTGVDVARHRLAACRTMLQKYALGDRCRLFVADGTTFSVIPYQTVESGLEEKDDVFKEWTSRRPWKERRKANRSGIPQSLSKSQPPELIYYGRHSGVIGLAKGELYKTVSDVEMGSHGYDKVLVDAECTHDGSVKHIQKFENWGWGTFQRRVLDAERTDNLHVLQLNLLRNGFRLLKVGGSLVYSTCSLTLTQNEDVVEHFLKENVNAELAEIDGARNWPCKSGGIPKTWRFDPLTSQTSGLFVAKFTKVAI; encoded by the exons ATGGAAGAAGACGCTCCAACGCTGCCATTGCCAGAACCTTTCCTTCAATTCCTCGAAGCCAATGACCTCGACCCTTCGATTTACACTGCAATCGATTCCACCCCCCGATTCATTCG GTTGAAACCCGGATTTGATGCTTGTGTTGAAGAGGTTGAAAAAGAGGTGAAGTGCAAACTTGAGAAAGTGCAATGGTTGCAAGGGTTTTACTCTCTTCCACCGCATGTTCAAATTGCTGGTTCTAGGGCATATCAAGAAGGGAAA ATATATGGAATTGATGCATCTTCAGGAGCTGCTGTTATGGCTTTGAATGTATCACCTGGGGATCATGTCCTTGATCTATGTGCTGCTCCTG ggGCTAAACTTTGTATGATACTTGACCTGCTTGGGGACCTGGGCTCTGTGACCGGTGTAGATGTTGCAAGGCATCGTTTGGCTGCATGTAGAACAATGCTGCAGAAATATGCATTGGGTGATCGATGTCGGCTTTTTGTTGCTGATGGAACAACATTTTCAGTTATTCCT TATCAAACAGTTGAATCTGGATTGGAAGAGAAAGATGATGTGTTCAAGGAGTGGACCTCAAGAAGACCATGGAAAGAGAGGAGAAAAGCAAATAGAAGTGGTATTCCACAGTCACTGTCGAAGTCTCAGCCTCCTGAGCTCATATATTATGGTCGGCATTCGGGAGTAATTGGTCTTGCTAAAGGAGAGCTATATAAGACTGTATCTGATGTTGAGATGGGAAGTCATGGATATGACAAG GTCCTTGTGGATGCAGAGTGTACTCATGACGGCTCAGTTAAACATATTCAGAAGTTTGAAAATTGGGGATGGGGGACTTTTCAACGTCGGGTACTAGATGCAGAGAGGACTGATAACTTGCATGTTCTGCAG TTGAATCTTCTTCGTAATGGTTTCAGACTACTAAAAGTTGGAGGCTCACTTGTTTACAGCACTTGCAG CTTAACATTGACTCAGAATGAAGATGTGGTGGAACATTTCTTgaaggaaaatgtaaatgctg AGTTGGCAGAGATAGATGGTGCCAGAAATTGGCCTTGCAAAAGTGGTGGGATACCAAAGACATGGCGATTTGATCCCTTAACATCTCAAACTAGTGGACTTTTTGTTGCCAAGTTCACAAAAGTAGCCATTTGA